A single window of Pontibacillus chungwhensis DNA harbors:
- a CDS encoding DUF4178 domain-containing protein: MGIFSKWFSKSKPNENEVKARTPLTIKVGDIVTYDLADYEVVGKITYKDGSYEWYAYQLLEGRNTIWLSAEMDDELELGVYKTISLPVEEPFPSELNYEGQTYHLEEEGKAKVTGEGRSKNIDGRVTHYADYADSEDEQFISVETWGTETEVSLGESVEEYEIKILAGS; this comes from the coding sequence TTGGGGATATTTTCAAAATGGTTTTCAAAATCAAAACCTAATGAGAATGAAGTAAAAGCAAGGACCCCCCTGACAATTAAGGTGGGGGACATTGTCACTTATGACTTAGCGGACTACGAGGTAGTAGGTAAAATCACTTATAAGGATGGCTCCTATGAATGGTATGCCTATCAATTGCTTGAAGGAAGGAACACGATATGGCTTTCTGCAGAGATGGACGATGAACTAGAGTTAGGTGTGTATAAAACCATCTCGTTACCTGTTGAAGAACCTTTCCCTTCTGAACTTAACTATGAAGGTCAGACGTATCATCTAGAGGAAGAAGGAAAAGCAAAGGTAACGGGTGAAGGTAGAAGCAAGAACATCGATGGTCGTGTCACTCATTACGCTGATTATGCTGATTCTGAAGATGAGCAATTTATAAGTGTTGAAACATGGGGAACAGAAACAGAAGTCAGTCTTGGGGAATCGGTTGAAGAATATGAGATCAAAATACTTGCAGGTTCATAA
- the ald gene encoding alanine dehydrogenase, with protein MRIGIPKEIKNNENRVAMTPAGVMSLKNAGHEIVVEMGAGIGSGFQDEEYVEAGAELVQTASEAWSQEMVMKVKEPLKEEFNHFHEGLILFTYLHLAPEPELTEALINQKVVAIAYETVQAQNGTLPLLTPMSEVAGRMASQIGAQFLEKSKGGMGILLGGIPGVRRGKVTIIGGGVVGTNAAKIAMGLGADVTIIDLSPERLRELDDIFGSSINTIMSNPLNIARELRTTDLVIGAVLIPGAKAPKLVTEDMVKDMMDGSVIVDVAIDQGGIFETTDRITTHDNPTYEKHGVLHYAVANMPGAVPRTSTIGLTNVTVPYALQLANKGYKKACLDNEALLKGINTLEGFVTYKAVAEAHNLEYCDAHSLLDE; from the coding sequence ATGAGAATTGGCATACCTAAGGAAATTAAGAATAACGAAAATCGAGTGGCGATGACGCCTGCTGGAGTTATGTCATTAAAAAATGCAGGGCATGAAATTGTAGTTGAAATGGGAGCGGGGATCGGTTCTGGCTTTCAGGATGAGGAGTACGTTGAGGCTGGAGCAGAGCTTGTGCAAACAGCTTCTGAAGCTTGGTCGCAAGAGATGGTGATGAAAGTAAAAGAGCCTCTTAAAGAAGAGTTCAATCATTTCCACGAAGGATTAATCCTCTTTACATATTTACATTTAGCTCCTGAACCTGAATTAACTGAAGCCTTAATCAATCAGAAAGTGGTTGCGATCGCCTATGAAACCGTACAAGCTCAAAATGGAACGTTACCTCTCTTGACGCCTATGAGTGAAGTAGCGGGTCGGATGGCATCCCAAATTGGGGCTCAATTCCTTGAAAAGTCTAAGGGAGGAATGGGCATTCTTCTTGGAGGTATTCCCGGCGTCAGAAGAGGGAAAGTCACCATTATTGGAGGAGGCGTAGTCGGGACAAATGCTGCCAAGATTGCTATGGGGCTTGGAGCAGATGTTACGATTATTGATCTTAGTCCTGAGAGATTGAGGGAACTTGATGACATTTTCGGCTCTTCCATTAACACCATTATGTCTAACCCTTTAAACATAGCCAGAGAGTTGCGCACGACTGATTTGGTGATTGGGGCTGTGCTCATACCGGGAGCAAAAGCGCCGAAGCTTGTGACTGAGGATATGGTCAAAGATATGATGGATGGGTCTGTAATCGTTGATGTAGCGATTGATCAGGGAGGGATTTTTGAGACTACTGATCGAATTACAACGCATGACAATCCAACCTACGAAAAACACGGTGTCTTACATTATGCTGTGGCCAATATGCCTGGAGCCGTTCCACGTACTTCTACAATCGGTTTAACGAATGTTACGGTCCCATATGCTCTACAGCTGGCGAATAAAGGGTATAAAAAGGCTTGCCTTGATAATGAAGCCTTATTAAAGGGGATTAATACGCTCGAAGGTTTTGTTACCTATAAAGCTGTAGCAGAAGCACACAATCTAGAGTATTGCGATGCACATTCCTTATTAGACGAATAG
- a CDS encoding SDR family oxidoreductase, which produces MRHAIITAGAKGLGRKVTEEFLEAGFSVTITYRKDRQKVEELVEKYPSKKDRIHFVQVDVTNQGDIKKLVNEAVEKYGRVDVLVNNAGPYIFERKKLMDYTDDEWNTMIRGNLDAVFYLLKAVIPIMRKQRYGRIINYGFQDASQSPGWVYRAAFAAAKTGLVSLTKSIAYEEAEYGITSNMVCPGKIEGDLKEASIETGKDTPDPKTPVGRSGTGGDIARSILFLSDENADMITGTIMEVTGGVDVIHKNRQFK; this is translated from the coding sequence ATGCGGCACGCCATTATTACAGCAGGAGCAAAAGGATTAGGAAGAAAAGTTACAGAAGAATTTTTAGAGGCTGGTTTTTCCGTGACGATTACGTATCGAAAGGATCGTCAGAAAGTAGAGGAGCTAGTGGAGAAGTATCCTTCTAAAAAAGATCGAATTCATTTCGTTCAGGTCGATGTTACAAATCAAGGGGATATTAAGAAGCTTGTAAATGAAGCAGTTGAAAAGTATGGGCGTGTTGATGTGTTAGTAAATAATGCAGGTCCATATATATTCGAACGTAAGAAGTTAATGGATTATACCGATGATGAATGGAATACCATGATCCGTGGAAATTTAGACGCAGTCTTCTATTTATTGAAAGCTGTTATTCCGATTATGAGAAAACAACGGTATGGACGAATTATTAACTACGGCTTCCAAGATGCAAGTCAATCACCAGGCTGGGTTTACCGTGCTGCATTTGCAGCGGCGAAAACCGGACTAGTATCTTTGACAAAGTCGATTGCATATGAAGAAGCTGAATATGGAATCACTTCCAATATGGTGTGTCCTGGTAAGATTGAAGGGGACTTAAAAGAAGCTTCGATTGAAACAGGGAAAGATACACCAGATCCAAAAACTCCTGTAGGTAGATCGGGCACGGGTGGAGATATTGCTAGGTCTATTTTGTTTTTAAGTGACGAAAACGCAGACATGATTACAGGAACCATTATGGAAGTAACCGGCGGGGTCGACGTTATTCATAAAAATCGGCAATTCAAATAA
- a CDS encoding purine-cytosine permease family protein: protein MNQAATSAKQSFVEKIGLDAVPVSERTTPWYQYAIIQIAISANAGNFLIPALAVMKGNLSFLAAVIATSIGAIAGFIFVSLLSYPGSLYGIPSQYAIRTMLGGKGARYISSPIRSLTSLYWFSVQTIGGTYVLQQLIVRMTGKEYPFLMFSLPLSIIMVILAIVGFGAVKKATSYFLPLLLVGEGVMVYLYFTTNQASSSLVTLSPHEGHGSLSMMIFFASLAFVQYVSGVSASADMTRYAKSPKQGALGLWIGNSIGFLITATIGCSSAVLFNELNPYVSASNATSSPLLLGIITLTAMISMVSINISNAYTGGYSLLNTFSRLSRITSAVIFGLLGVALSSFPTLVSEAEQFISILGGLIIPISAVIVVDFLVIKKGVLSPQSLQTIQKEQRFLKLPFLFVVFGSILYFLLPDSFSPGFITFVVVGIGYGIIASIRNPHPEFV, encoded by the coding sequence ATGAATCAAGCTGCTACGTCAGCAAAGCAATCTTTCGTAGAGAAAATTGGGTTAGATGCGGTGCCCGTTTCCGAACGAACAACACCCTGGTATCAATATGCCATCATTCAAATTGCCATATCGGCTAATGCCGGGAATTTTCTTATTCCTGCTCTAGCGGTTATGAAGGGAAACTTATCATTTCTTGCAGCTGTAATCGCTACGAGTATCGGTGCAATTGCAGGTTTTATATTTGTGTCCTTATTATCATATCCTGGTTCTCTTTATGGAATCCCATCTCAATACGCAATCCGGACAATGCTTGGGGGAAAAGGTGCTAGATACATCTCTTCTCCTATTCGAAGTCTCACATCGCTCTACTGGTTCAGCGTCCAGACCATTGGAGGAACTTATGTACTCCAACAACTCATTGTACGAATGACGGGAAAAGAATATCCATTTTTAATGTTCTCTCTTCCCTTGTCCATCATCATGGTGATCTTGGCTATTGTTGGGTTTGGAGCTGTTAAGAAAGCAACTTCTTACTTTCTGCCCTTATTGTTGGTTGGAGAAGGGGTAATGGTTTACTTATACTTTACTACAAATCAAGCATCCAGTTCACTTGTTACGCTCTCCCCACACGAGGGACACGGTAGCCTTAGCATGATGATCTTTTTCGCCAGTTTAGCTTTCGTTCAGTATGTATCCGGGGTTAGCGCTTCAGCGGATATGACACGATACGCTAAAAGTCCAAAGCAAGGAGCACTTGGATTATGGATCGGAAACAGTATAGGATTTCTGATTACAGCTACAATCGGTTGTAGCTCAGCTGTGTTATTTAATGAGCTAAATCCTTATGTATCAGCAAGCAATGCTACGAGCTCTCCTTTATTGCTCGGGATTATTACGCTAACAGCCATGATCTCGATGGTCTCCATTAATATTAGCAACGCCTATACAGGAGGGTACAGCCTCCTAAATACATTCTCTAGACTATCAAGGATAACAAGTGCTGTGATCTTCGGGTTGCTCGGAGTAGCGTTAAGTTCTTTTCCCACTTTAGTTAGTGAAGCCGAGCAATTCATCTCCATTCTCGGCGGACTGATCATTCCGATTTCGGCTGTTATAGTGGTGGATTTCTTAGTTATTAAAAAGGGAGTCCTAAGCCCTCAATCCTTACAGACGATCCAAAAAGAGCAGCGTTTTTTAAAGCTTCCCTTTTTATTTGTGGTATTTGGAAGTATTCTGTATTTCCTTCTTCCAGACTCTTTCTCTCCAGGATTTATTACGTTTGTAGTAGTCGGGATTGGTTACGGAATTATAGCAAGCATAAGAAACCCTCATCCTGAGTTCGTGTAA
- a CDS encoding universal stress protein: MSFEYQRIVVAVDGSDASEFAFEKAVEIAKRNNATLFLSHVVDTRAFATVEAYDRSLAIRAEEYATEILTKYENHAKEQGVQSVIVDVEYGSPKVKIAKEVAPKFNADLIICGATGLNTVERFFIGSVSEHITRYASCDVLVVRPQKD; the protein is encoded by the coding sequence ATGTCTTTCGAATACCAACGAATTGTCGTTGCCGTTGATGGTTCTGATGCATCTGAGTTTGCTTTTGAGAAAGCTGTTGAGATTGCTAAGCGTAATAACGCAACGTTATTTCTTTCTCACGTCGTGGATACGCGCGCTTTCGCTACGGTTGAAGCTTATGACCGTTCACTTGCCATCCGAGCTGAAGAGTACGCAACAGAAATCCTGACTAAATACGAAAATCACGCTAAAGAACAAGGTGTACAATCTGTCATCGTAGACGTTGAATACGGATCTCCCAAAGTAAAAATCGCTAAGGAAGTCGCTCCAAAATTTAATGCGGATTTAATTATTTGCGGGGCCACAGGATTAAATACGGTCGAACGCTTTTTTATCGGAAGTGTTTCTGAGCATATTACGCGCTATGCAAGCTGTGATGTTCTTGTTGTTCGTCCGCAAAAGGACTGA
- a CDS encoding EcsC family protein yields the protein MMSDERVMRDIRNWEKQWEDYQATDFTAIYDQWMKRSFRNVNPKAKKTFFHQFDQWLFHTHAYIQGSAFQTEARQRILTSGRIFRSDIEYLEDMRKLPIDQLTYLAHQQIAKGKLYSFAQGGLTGAGGWLLLGIDFPLMMVMNVRAVQLIGLTFGYEINHPYEMMLSLKVFHAATLPKRLQKEAWEELKMELSHDTSPFIYEGDEKLTNERWLEQPMKQGMKSLFILMFRKKMIQGLPLVSMAIGANANYQLTKQVTAFALRFYQYRHITQQTIPS from the coding sequence ATGATGAGCGATGAACGGGTAATGAGGGATATTCGGAATTGGGAGAAGCAATGGGAAGATTATCAAGCTACTGACTTCACAGCGATTTATGACCAGTGGATGAAACGATCGTTTCGCAATGTGAATCCTAAGGCCAAAAAGACTTTTTTTCATCAGTTTGATCAATGGTTATTTCATACACATGCTTATATTCAAGGATCAGCTTTTCAAACGGAGGCTAGACAACGAATTCTTACGAGTGGCCGGATTTTTCGTTCTGATATTGAATACTTAGAAGATATGAGGAAGCTCCCCATTGATCAGTTAACGTATTTAGCTCACCAACAGATTGCCAAAGGCAAGCTTTATTCTTTTGCTCAAGGAGGATTAACGGGTGCTGGGGGATGGTTGTTGTTGGGCATTGATTTTCCGCTCATGATGGTTATGAATGTGCGTGCTGTCCAATTAATTGGCTTGACATTCGGATATGAGATCAACCACCCATATGAAATGATGCTGTCATTGAAGGTGTTTCACGCTGCAACACTTCCAAAGAGACTACAGAAAGAGGCATGGGAAGAGCTTAAGATGGAGCTATCTCATGACACTTCTCCGTTTATTTATGAAGGGGATGAAAAACTCACGAATGAGAGATGGTTAGAACAACCTATGAAGCAGGGTATGAAGTCATTGTTTATCCTTATGTTCAGGAAGAAAATGATCCAGGGACTTCCGCTTGTAAGTATGGCCATTGGTGCGAATGCAAATTACCAGTTGACCAAACAAGTTACAGCTTTCGCGCTCCGCTTTTATCAATACCGCCATATTACACAACAAACGATCCCATCATAA
- a CDS encoding acetate kinase, whose translation MSKILSINAGSSSLKFQLIEMPAEEVVTKGLVERIGLDDAVFKIEFNGEKDKTVTDIPNHEVAVQLLVDKLTSTGVIQSLDEIDGIGHRVVHGGERFADSAVVTEEVIQEIEAVSELAPLHNPANLTGIRAFQEVLPNVPAVVVFDTAFHQTMPEQSYLYSLPYEYYEEYGIRKYGFHGTSHKFVSERAAEKLNRPIEQLRILSCHIGNGASIAAIEGGKSVDTSMGFTPLAGVTMGTRSGNIDPALIPYIMDKTGKTAEEVIRVLNKESGMLALSGSSSDIRDIIEKADQGDERAELALEVFAARIHKYIGSYAARMHGVDAIVFTAGVGENSAPVRERVLKGLEFMGVYWDPTLNKGIQGDEAFISYPHSPVKVMVIPTNEEVVIARDTVRLTQ comes from the coding sequence ATGTCAAAGATTTTATCAATTAATGCAGGTAGTTCTTCTCTAAAGTTCCAACTAATTGAGATGCCTGCTGAGGAAGTTGTAACAAAAGGTCTTGTTGAACGTATTGGTTTAGATGACGCTGTTTTCAAAATTGAATTTAATGGCGAGAAAGATAAAACCGTTACAGATATTCCAAATCACGAAGTTGCTGTACAGCTGTTAGTAGACAAGCTTACATCAACAGGGGTTATTCAATCTCTTGATGAGATTGATGGAATTGGTCACCGCGTTGTACACGGCGGAGAGCGCTTCGCAGATTCAGCTGTTGTGACGGAAGAAGTGATTCAAGAAATTGAGGCAGTTTCTGAATTAGCTCCTCTTCATAATCCAGCGAATCTTACAGGAATTCGTGCATTCCAAGAAGTGCTTCCAAACGTACCAGCGGTTGTTGTATTTGATACGGCATTCCACCAAACCATGCCGGAACAATCTTATCTTTACAGCCTTCCGTATGAGTATTATGAAGAGTATGGAATTCGTAAGTATGGTTTCCATGGTACTTCACACAAATTCGTTTCAGAACGTGCGGCTGAAAAGTTAAATCGTCCAATTGAGCAACTTCGTATCCTTTCTTGCCACATTGGTAACGGTGCTTCCATTGCTGCAATTGAAGGCGGCAAGTCTGTCGACACTTCAATGGGCTTCACACCACTTGCTGGTGTAACGATGGGTACTCGTTCAGGTAACATTGACCCTGCACTTATTCCATATATCATGGATAAAACAGGGAAAACGGCTGAAGAAGTTATCCGTGTTCTAAACAAAGAAAGTGGTATGCTGGCTCTTTCTGGTTCTTCTAGTGATATCCGCGACATCATTGAGAAAGCAGACCAGGGTGATGAGCGTGCGGAATTAGCACTTGAAGTATTCGCTGCGCGTATCCACAAATATATTGGTTCTTACGCAGCTCGTATGCATGGCGTAGACGCTATCGTATTCACAGCTGGCGTAGGCGAAAACTCTGCACCTGTTCGTGAACGTGTTCTTAAAGGATTAGAGTTCATGGGCGTCTATTGGGATCCAACTCTTAACAAAGGGATTCAGGGTGATGAAGCATTCATTAGCTACCCTCACTCTCCAGTTAAAGTAATGGTTATCCCAACGAACGAAGAAGTTGTCATCGCGCGTGACACTGTTCGTTTAACTCAATAG
- a CDS encoding class I SAM-dependent methyltransferase: protein MDQSHVELLYTWLDETAELIGQEIDLSYLELLPLAGEILIEGAPSTDYSENLQEQLSEKLKTIKIEEFKKEEIRKGLQLAILKGMKGSTQQQHLITPDSVAIFMGYLIQKVLGDGQQETIRLFDPATGTANLLTAIINQMEQSVEAYGSEVDPTLIQLGLLNANLQKAEVEFFHQDSLRPLLLEPVDIAVADLPVGYYPDDVQAANYTLKAEEGHSYSHHLFIEQTLHYVKEGGYSLFLIPNFLFDSDQSEQLHAFLQEHVHVVGVLQLPESMFKNEKFGKSIFIVQKKGQETKAPKQALMAKLPSFQNAKAMNDMVNQINDWFKSERMS from the coding sequence ATGGATCAGTCACATGTTGAGTTATTATATACATGGCTCGATGAAACGGCCGAATTAATTGGCCAGGAGATCGACCTTTCATATTTAGAATTGTTGCCTTTAGCAGGGGAGATCCTCATTGAAGGAGCACCGTCTACAGATTATAGCGAAAACCTGCAGGAACAGTTATCCGAAAAGCTTAAAACGATAAAGATTGAAGAATTTAAGAAAGAAGAAATTCGTAAAGGTCTTCAACTTGCCATTTTAAAAGGAATGAAGGGATCAACTCAGCAACAGCACCTTATTACTCCTGACTCCGTGGCGATCTTTATGGGGTATTTAATTCAGAAGGTCCTTGGAGATGGTCAGCAAGAAACTATTCGACTGTTTGACCCTGCCACAGGAACAGCTAATCTGTTAACGGCCATCATAAATCAGATGGAGCAATCAGTAGAAGCCTACGGAAGTGAAGTAGACCCTACATTGATTCAGTTAGGTCTGTTGAATGCTAATCTGCAGAAAGCTGAAGTAGAGTTCTTCCATCAGGATAGTTTGCGCCCATTGCTACTTGAGCCTGTAGATATTGCCGTAGCTGATTTGCCAGTTGGTTATTATCCGGATGATGTACAAGCTGCTAATTATACGTTAAAAGCTGAAGAAGGTCATTCTTATTCACACCACCTCTTTATTGAACAAACGCTTCATTATGTAAAAGAGGGTGGGTACTCATTATTCCTAATTCCAAACTTCTTATTTGACAGTGACCAGTCAGAACAACTGCATGCCTTCTTGCAAGAACATGTTCATGTTGTGGGTGTGCTGCAACTTCCGGAATCGATGTTCAAAAATGAGAAATTTGGTAAGAGCATTTTCATTGTGCAGAAGAAAGGGCAAGAAACAAAGGCTCCAAAACAAGCTTTAATGGCCAAGCTACCTTCCTTCCAAAATGCGAAAGCGATGAATGATATGGTGAACCAAATTAATGACTGGTTTAAGTCGGAACGTATGTCATAA
- the tpx gene encoding thiol peroxidase yields MASITFKENPVTLVGDEVKVGDKAPNFTVLANDLSEVSLEQYDGVKLISVIPSIDTGVCDAQTRRFNEEAAQLDNVSVLTISMDLPFAQRRWCGSNGIENVDTLSDHRDAYFGEAFGVLIKEMRLLARAVFVVNSQNEVVHAEYVSEATNHPDYEAAISAAKDAQ; encoded by the coding sequence ATGGCATCTATTACATTTAAAGAAAATCCCGTTACGCTTGTTGGGGATGAAGTAAAAGTTGGCGACAAAGCTCCTAACTTTACTGTACTTGCTAACGACCTTTCAGAAGTTTCTCTGGAGCAATATGATGGAGTGAAGTTAATCAGTGTGATCCCATCAATCGACACAGGGGTATGTGACGCTCAAACACGCCGTTTCAACGAGGAAGCTGCTCAGTTAGATAACGTCAGTGTCCTAACCATTAGCATGGATTTACCATTCGCACAGCGTCGCTGGTGTGGTTCAAATGGTATTGAAAACGTAGATACACTTTCTGACCACCGCGATGCTTACTTTGGTGAAGCATTTGGTGTGCTTATTAAGGAAATGCGACTTCTTGCACGCGCTGTATTCGTTGTAAACAGCCAAAATGAAGTTGTACATGCTGAATACGTATCAGAAGCAACAAACCATCCTGATTACGAAGCAGCCATCTCAGCAGCAAAAGACGCTCAATAA
- the ytfJ gene encoding GerW family sporulation protein, protein MSEHPIQGLMTTAMESLKDMIDVNTIIGDPVETPDGSTLILTVSKVGFGFAAGGSQFKQESGNKNQQQQGNGSGSNGEELPFGGGSGGGVSITPIAFLIVNKTSGVKMIHLDESTHLYERMIDLAPQAVQKIQDILSKNGDKQNGQSSGGRGQNQGQNGGQSQGQGPGQNQGSSDGQNYSW, encoded by the coding sequence ATGTCAGAACATCCAATTCAAGGTTTAATGACCACTGCTATGGAAAGTTTAAAAGATATGATCGATGTCAATACGATCATTGGAGATCCAGTTGAAACACCAGATGGAAGTACGTTAATCCTCACCGTATCCAAAGTTGGGTTTGGCTTTGCGGCAGGAGGAAGTCAATTTAAACAAGAGAGTGGTAACAAAAACCAACAGCAACAAGGGAATGGATCAGGCTCAAATGGAGAGGAACTTCCATTCGGAGGAGGTAGCGGTGGAGGTGTTTCTATTACGCCAATTGCTTTCCTGATCGTGAATAAAACATCAGGTGTCAAGATGATCCACTTAGATGAAAGTACACATCTATATGAGCGTATGATTGATCTGGCACCACAAGCAGTACAAAAAATTCAAGACATACTTAGTAAAAACGGCGATAAACAAAATGGTCAATCCTCAGGAGGTAGAGGCCAAAACCAAGGGCAAAATGGTGGTCAAAGCCAAGGTCAAGGACCCGGCCAAAACCAAGGTAGTTCAGACGGACAGAATTACTCCTGGTAG
- a CDS encoding DUF2953 domain-containing protein, producing MVWVLAVVLFFLVNIIIVWFSRLYITLTYLHSSDRDFLKLELRIWKWVRIKKEVPMMALDKEDLSLKTKEKTEVGNKNEGEQEKSYTPEEILNRFQSIQDLVGSVIGLHKIVRRFLRKVRVHTLLWDTQVGTSNASMTGMICGGIWSVKGALIGMVSNYMVLKASPEIYVTPYFQQKHSQTRLECMISFRFGQAIFAVLQVVRYSRGNIPKWRKKPA from the coding sequence ATGGTTTGGGTTTTAGCAGTCGTTTTATTTTTTTTAGTTAATATCATTATTGTTTGGTTTTCTAGATTATACATCACGCTGACCTATTTGCACTCTTCCGATCGTGACTTTCTAAAACTGGAATTACGAATATGGAAATGGGTACGAATCAAAAAGGAAGTTCCTATGATGGCTCTAGATAAAGAGGATCTCTCGTTGAAGACAAAGGAAAAGACAGAGGTCGGTAATAAAAACGAAGGAGAACAGGAGAAGTCGTACACACCAGAAGAAATATTGAACCGTTTTCAAAGTATTCAAGACCTTGTTGGAAGTGTGATTGGATTACATAAGATAGTAAGACGTTTTCTAAGAAAAGTACGTGTGCATACGCTCCTTTGGGATACACAAGTTGGGACTTCTAATGCGAGCATGACTGGGATGATATGCGGGGGCATCTGGTCTGTTAAAGGGGCACTCATTGGTATGGTTTCAAACTATATGGTGTTAAAAGCCTCCCCTGAAATCTATGTGACGCCATATTTTCAACAAAAGCATTCCCAAACTCGGTTGGAGTGTATGATCTCATTTCGTTTTGGGCAAGCTATATTCGCAGTATTACAAGTCGTTCGGTACTCACGTGGAAACATACCGAAGTGGCGGAAGAAACCAGCGTAA
- a CDS encoding NAD kinase has protein sequence MLNRNKLFFYYQHEDELIEKLTPLFDLARENGFEIVQNHQDANIIISVGGDGMFLQSVRKTGFREDCLYSGITTSKNESGLYCDFNLDHFDEMVHSMMHEALEVRRFPVIEANINNESSFYCLNELSMRSTLIKTIEIDVFIDDIPFESFRGDGLIVATPTGSTGYNKSTKGAVVDPKLPCFQVSELASINSNRYRTLGSSFILSGDRTLDLQLVQDGNDYPILGIDNEALPIRNIRSVKVNLSDKVIKTIKLKNNSYWERVKRTFL, from the coding sequence ATGCTGAATCGGAATAAACTATTTTTTTATTATCAACATGAGGACGAGCTTATAGAAAAGCTCACACCTTTATTTGATTTAGCAAGAGAAAATGGTTTTGAAATTGTTCAAAATCATCAAGATGCTAATATCATTATTAGCGTTGGAGGAGACGGAATGTTTCTTCAGTCGGTAAGGAAAACGGGTTTCCGTGAAGATTGCCTTTATTCAGGGATTACAACTTCTAAAAATGAATCAGGTTTATACTGCGACTTTAACTTGGATCATTTTGATGAAATGGTTCATTCTATGATGCATGAAGCTTTAGAAGTTCGACGCTTTCCCGTTATTGAAGCAAACATCAATAATGAATCTTCATTTTATTGCTTAAATGAACTGAGCATGCGCTCAACTCTTATTAAGACGATTGAAATTGATGTATTCATCGATGATATCCCATTTGAATCATTTAGAGGAGATGGACTAATCGTCGCTACTCCAACAGGGAGCACAGGGTACAACAAATCGACAAAGGGGGCAGTCGTTGATCCTAAACTACCATGCTTCCAAGTTTCTGAATTAGCTTCTATTAATAGCAACCGTTACCGTACACTCGGATCTTCTTTCATTCTCAGTGGTGATCGCACACTAGATCTTCAACTTGTCCAAGACGGGAATGACTACCCGATCTTAGGAATTGATAACGAAGCTCTTCCGATTCGAAATATACGGAGTGTAAAAGTTAATCTAAGCGACAAGGTCATTAAAACGATTAAATTAAAGAATAATTCCTATTGGGAACGCGTAAAGCGAACATTCTTATAA